TTACGCATGGGGCGAGAAACCGGGTTTCTACGAGTTTCTGGGTTGGGTGACGATAAATATCGAGAGAAACCCGGTTTCTGAGGTCTGTGTTACCAAGACATCACAGATGATGGTATGCTTGAAATACAAAGTTATTTGTTTATGAATCAAATTAAACGTGTTGCCATAGTGGGAGGAACCCACGGAAACGAACTCACAGGAGTTTACCTTGTGAAGAAATTCGATCGCGCGCCAGAGTCAATTGGGCGATCGACTTTTGAAACAATTACCATGCTAGCCAATCCCCAAGCCTGCGAAATCGGCAGACGCTACATCGATATCGACCTCAACCGCTGCTTTCGCCAGCAAGACTTAGAAAATCCCGATATCTCCAGCTATGAAGCCCAGCGGGCGAAAGAAATCTATCACATTCTTAGCTCAAAAAACACCGAGGAACCAAGCTTAATTATCGACTTGCACAGCACCACATCGAACATGGGGCTAACATTCATTCTCGCCAGCCAGCATCCATTTAATCTCCAACTAGCAGCTTATTTGACCTCTGTCTATCCCCACCTCAAGCTACTGGCTTCTACAACCAACGCTCAAGATAGCCCGGTACTGCGATCGCTTTTCGAGTTAGGCGGTACGCTGGAAGTTGGTGCAGTGCCGCAAGGTGTCTTAGATGCGTCTTTGTTTCAGCAAACCGAGCAAGTTATCGGCACAATTTTAGACTGCGTAGAAGCTTACAATCTAGGCACTATGCCCGTTGTCAATAATTCCTTGACTATTTATCAAAGCATTCGGGCGATCGACTATCCGAGAAATGAGCAGGGAGAAATTCAGGCAATGATTCATCCTCAGCTACAATCCAAAGATTACGAAGCCCTGAATCCCGGCGATCCGATGTTTTTGACCTTTGATGGCGAGTCGGTCTTGTATGAAGGTAAATCGACCGTATATCCAATTTTTATTAACGAGGCGGCTTACTACGAAAAAGGAATTGCTATGTGTTTTACCCAAAAGCAAATTGTTTCTTACGGTTCGTAGTGAGGACTTTAGTCCGCAATAAGAAGGACTAAAGTCCTCACTACGAACCACCGAGTTGATTACCAAAAAGGAATTGCTATGTGTTTTACCAAAAAGCAAATTGTTTCTCATGGTTCGTAGTGAGGACTTTAGTCCGCAATAAGAAGGACTAAAGTCCTCACTACGAACCAGGGAGTTGATAACGAAAAGACACGATCGATCGTCTAAATTCCTGAGTAACTGTATTTTGAATGATTAATTGATTTTTGACTACCCAACTCAGCTTTTACATCCCACCTGCGAATGATTTTACTATCAAAAAAATACATTGCTACAATTTTGTTGACCGTCGGGTTGACAATTCTGTATAGTTGTGCTAGGAACACCGAAGTAAATGCGCCGATCGCCCAAGCCAACTCGATCGCCCAACGCCTCGTATCAACCGCCGTCGCCCAGCAGCCCAACAGCCCGAAATTCGGTCAGCCGATCGCCTGTACCCTAGGAAAAGACTGTTTTGTCATGCACTATTTCGATCGCGATCCAAGCCCCGCCGCCGTTGAATTCGGCTGCGGGCGGCAAACCTACGACGGGCACGATGGCATAGATTTTGCCATTCCCGACGCGAAAGCAATGGCGAAAGGAGTACCAGTTATCGCCTCGGCTGCGGGCAAAGTTTTGCGAGTGCGAGATGGTGTAGTCGATCGACGTTTGCAAAACCAGACAGACAAAGCCAGCGTCGCAGGTACAGAATGCGGTAACGGCATGGTAATCGATCACGGCAACGGCTGGGAAGCCCAATATTGCCACCTCCGCCAAAACAGCGTTGTGGTGAAGGCGGGAATGCAGGTAGAAAAAGGCACAGTTTTGGGCATGGTGGGGAACTCTGGCTTGGCTTCTTTTCCCCACGTACACGTCACTTTTCGGTATCAAGGTAAGCCCGTAGATCCCTTTGTCGGCCCGGAGGCCAAATTAGGCTGCAACATCACCCGCAATCCAATTTGGGATAAGCCGATCGACTATGTTTCCACAGGTTTAATCCGCGCTGGTTTTGCCAACAAGCAACCAGATGAGAACACTGTCTGGGCCGGACAATTTTCGGAGACTAAATTACCTGTCAATAGTCCTGTATTATTGTTTTGGGTGCAGAGTTACGGAGTCCTCAAGGGCGATCGCGAACAATACAAAATCTTTGCGCCCGATGGCAAAACCATCGTCAGCGACAGCAAGGAAATTCCAGCCTCCAACCGCACTTGGTTGCGTTATGCGGGCAAAAGAAACAGCACAAATTCTCCCCTGACTCCCGGAGTGTGGCGCGCCGAATACAAGTTGACGCGGGGCGATCGGGTATTAGCAGAAGTTAAGCGAGAAGTCGAATTGCGCTAGCAGCTAAGCCTTATAGAACCCATTTGAGATTTATTCGGCGTAAATCTCAGAAACCGGGTTTCTCTCGGTATTTCTCGTTACCCAACCCAAAAACTCGTAGAAACCCGGTTTCTTGCCCCCGGCGTAAATCTCAGAAACCGGGTTTCTTTCGGTATTTCTCGTCACCCAACCCAAAAACTCAAAGATGTCAAATGGGTTCTATAAACTTTAATATCCGTTTATTTCTTAGTCCCTCTGAGCTCGGACATCGTTTGTGTAGATGCGGTTTCAACCGCCGAGTCTTATTTATTTCTTAGTCCGCGATCGGACTTTTACAACAATGTCATACAGCCAATTCACCAGAAAGAATTGGTTTAAAGCCGGAACCCCTAAAGGCGAGAAATTAAAATCAGACGATTCATTACTCCAATCCTCTTCCTTCTAGGTAGAGGTAGCTGTCAACTCTTCGACTTCGCTCAGCGCAAGCTGTCAACTGTCAACTATCAACTGAATGAAGACTTACCAATCAAACTATGGAAGTCGATTTAAATGATTATTTTATTGATAATATTAGTCAAATTATTGGGATATTCAAATATTTGATAAAATAAGACGGCGAATGGAATTCGCGACTACACAAACCAAGTCCGCACTTCGACAAGCTCAGCGACCACCTCCGCGGACTCAAGAAAATCATATAATTTTCACCGCCGTGTCTTCTTCTGATTTTGACAAATTAGGGCAAATTTTCCCAAGCTTGAGCCACAATCTCGCTCAGCCAGCGCCTTTGAGCCAAATCGAGCAGATTGTCGTCTGCGAGCACCTCAGCCTTTAACTCATCCAAAGACTGAGAACGCGATCGGGCTATTTGAATCACACCCGCGATCGCAGATGCCACCAATTCTTCATTCAGCGGCTGCTGTCGCAAAGCAATCATTTCTTGAGGATTCGTAGGAATGGGGTAATTCATGAGATTGCATACCGAAGAAAGTAGATATTCAGCTACTGCGGGGCTTCCAGCGAATTAGCTAAAAATCTGAGAACACTGTAAACTTATTTAAAACTAAATAAGTATTCGGGAGTATAGCCTACTTTGCTCCCTTGTCAACTCCCCCATCTTTATGAATTTATTAGGAATAGAGACCGCAAAATGCAAGAAATTCTTTATCTAGAAGTCCCGACACCGGATACAGCAGCCGTCTGTACTTGGTTGCAACACGAATTTGATCCCGGAATCGGAGAAAAAATTATTACTCCTGACGGTTTTCGCCTGCTTTCAAAGGTAACAGCAGCCGAGTTTGTCAAATCTGGAGTTCAAAATGCTAATCTAAAACCGACATTCGCTGATAGCAATTCCGAAAACCACAATTCGCGATCGACTGAACTTTCCACTTTTGTCTGGTCAGTTCAGCGTACAACTTATTTAAAAGTTTTTCGTCTAGAAGACGCGCCCCCTGGCGAAAAAAAGTTCCTAGAAACTCTGAATCTGGCTGTGAGAAACAAGTTTCCCCATCACTACCTGGAACCCCCAGTCATAGACCTCTCCAAACAGTCAATTTTTGACGCTCTTGCCCCCCATTACCCCCTCACCGTCAAATACTTCCAAAAAATGCCCAAAGGCGAATACGACCTTCAGCGCGTCTACTGGTGGGAGCAGCGCTGGCGCGAAGGCACTCGCAATCCTCAAAAGCCAAAGCAAGTAGTGTTTTTGAAGGAAGAAGGAAGAAGGAAGAAGGAAGAAGGAAGAAGGAAGAAGGAAGAAGGCACTGTTTCGGTATCCGATTCTGGGGATACTTTTAAGGAAGAAGGCACTGTTTCGGTGTCGGATGCTGGGGATACTGTTTACGATTTGATTTATATTGGTGGGGCTTTGGGAGTTATTCACGCCGCAGTTATGGCGAGATTGGGCTACCGAGTGCTGCTGCTGGAAAGAATGCCTTTCGGGCGGATGAATCGGGAGTGGAATATTTCGCGGGATGAAATTCAAAGCTTAATTGATTTGGGTTTGTTTACGGCTGCGGAAATCGAAACTTTGATTGCCCGAGAATACAAAGATGGCTACAACAAGTTTTTTGATGCTAACAATCCGCCCGTTGCTAAAGCCCCAATCCTCCACACGCCGAAGGTGTTGAACGTAGCTTTAGATGGTGAAAAACTGCTGTATTTGGCTGGAGTTAAGCTAACAGAAGCTGGCGGGGAAATTTGGGACGAAACCGAGTTTATCAGAGCTGATGTTGACTCTGAGAAAGTAGTAGTTCAGGGCCGCCACTTGCCGACAAAAGCCGATCGCACAACCTCCGCCAGACTGCTAGTAGACGCAATGGGTTCAGCTTCTCCCATCGCTTGGCAATTGAACGGAGGGCGGGCGTTTGACAGCGTTTGCCCCACCGTCGGAGCTGCCATTGACGGAGGATTTGAGCCGGGGGTTTGGGATTCCGAGTACGGGGATGTTCTCTACAGTCACGGCGACATTTCCCGCGGCCGCCAGCTCATTTGGGAACTGTTTCCCGCTGCTGGTGGAGAGCTAACAGTTTATCTGTTTCACTACCACCAAGTAAATCCCGAAAATCCCGGTTCTTTGCTGGAACTGTACGAGGACTTTTTTACGATTTTGCCGGAGTACCGCCGCTGCGATCTCGATAAATTGGTGTGGAAAAAGCCGACTTTTGGTTATATCCCCGGGCATTTTAGCAGCAACAGCAGCGATCGCGCGGTGGCAGTCGATCGCCTAATTGCGATCGGCGATGCAGCATCTTTGCAATCTCCCTTAGTATTCACCGGTTTCGGCTCCCTCGTCCGCAATCTTTTTCGCCTAACAGACCTTCTGGATACAGCCCTAAAACACGATTTGTTGACAGTAAATCACTTAAACCAAATTCGCGCTTACCAGAGCAACGTGTCAGTAACTTGGCTGTTTTCTAAAGGGATGATGGTTCCCACCGGCCGCAGTTTGCCGCCCCAAAGAATTAATTCAATTCTCAATACCTTTTTCGGTATTTTGGCAGAACAAGAACTCACCGTAGCCGAAACTTTTATTAAAGATAGAGTCGATTGGCTCACTTTCAATCGATTGGCTATTCAAGCAGCCGGAAAAAACCCTTCTTTGCTGTTGTGGATTTTAGATTTTGTCACCTTGGGCGATGTTTGGCGCTGGTTGGGGAGTTACTTAACTTTTACTCTGCTGGCTTTAGCCAGTTGGCTGTTCGGATGGCTGCCGAGTTTCGCCCGCAAGGTACAGCCTTGGTTGGAACCCAGATATCCGGGTGTTTGGCTGTGGCTGTTAGCTACTAGCTATGCTCTTACCTACGGCATGGGAAAAGGGAAGAAAATAGTTTTGAGTTGATAGCTGAGTGCAGTGCCGTATCGCTCTCGTTGAATACGCGAGCGATACGGCACTGCACTCAAATAATATTTTTCCTGTCGAAATGCAAACGATATTATCTGTCTTTTTGGTAATTGGTAAATCTGAAAAATTACCAATTACCAATTACCAATTACCAACTTGAATTCACTATCGAAAACTCGGCAATTCAATTTCAGCTAGCGATCGACGTTTTTTAGAAGCCCGCAGCGGACTAGAAATCAAGCTCAGCCAGTCTGGTTGGGCAACGGCTGTAGGTTTGACCGCACTCGATCGCGCTTCTTGAATGCCAAAGGTTTCCACAGAATTCAAAATTTGAAAAGCCTTGGCCAATTTTTGGCTGCCTAATGTCGCAGCAGTTTCAGGTTTAGACTCAGTTACCGGCAATTCAGGTTCTGCAACCGCAATGGCAGACTCGGTTTCTGGCTCCTGAGGCTGGTAGGTTTCGGTCTCCTGCAATTGAATGCCTGATGCTTCGGCTAATTTGTTAAGTTCGAGATTGGCGATCGATTCAGGGTCGATCGCACGTTCAGCAAGCGCTGCCTCTAGATGCTCTTCCGGCTCTGACCAAGCTTTGACAGGGGAAGCGTTAAAGGCTGGCGGCAGCGGACTCTGAGAGCTTCTTACAGCCGCCAGCAAAGATTCTAATTGCTTGTGGGCGCTATCCTCCGCATCATCAGGTGGCTCGATAATTAAAGACTTCTGTGGCATCTCCAGACTTTTTTCCAAAGCAGCTTTGAATTGCAAAGTGTGGCGCTGCTGGCGGTGCAAGCGCGATCGCAATTCCGTGCAAACATTTTCTGTAGCTGCTAAGGAGTGAAACTGTTCGTTGTAGCGCTGCACCGTAGACGCACATTCTCGCTCCACAATCGCCAACCTGGTTTGACTGGTTGCCAACTTACTCCTTAAACTCTCCACTAAAATTTCTTGACCTTGGAGAGTTTGATGTGAAACTTCCACTTTGCCAAACAGCCTCGTCAATTGTTCTTGAGTATTTTCGAGTTCAGCAGTCCGCTGTTGTAGCAAAGTTTCTCGATCTTGCAAGGTTTTTTGGGATTCTTCGAGCGCTGTTTCTAGCTGAGCGATGCGCTGTAAAAGGTCGCGGTTGCATTCGTGCAGCGCTTGCATCAGGGTGACTGGGGTCGATCCTTTGCCCTTGGCCTGTTCGACATTGCCAAGCAGATTTTTGAGATGATCTGAAATCGCGGGCGAGTCCGCCTCTAGCTGCTGTGTCTGAGATTGAAAATTTTTCGCCGATTGTGTTGTAGGAATTGCATCTACGCCAATGGCGTTGGGAAAATCTACTGTTTGCCAGTCTTCTTCTGGCTGTTGGAAAACCCTCGCGGGGGTGTCTGTCTGCTGGGGGGCGATCGGCTCAAAACCCCCAGCAGCAGCAAAATTTGACTGTAATGGTTCGTTATCCGATTGAACAGCAGGGTGCGATTGATGCTGATTGGCTCGAAGATCAGCTTCTGACATGGCTTTCTATCCCAATAGTCACAGGGTCTCAAATACAGTCTATCCTGATAGATTCTCTAAAAGGAAGTCATTGGTCAGTGGTCATTGGTCATTAGTCATTAGTCAGTGGTCATTGGTCATTGGGCATTGGCCAAACAGGGCATTGGGCATTGGGCATTGGGCATTGGCCAAACAGGGCATTGGCCAAACAGGGCATTGGGCATTGGGCATTGGTCATTGGTCAGGAGTCATTGGTCAGTAGATATAGCAACTGCCAAGGCGATTAGGGCAGATTTTGTAGGGGCGGGTTCACCGATATCTTTCATCGGTATAGACAAATTCTATAAACCCGCCCCCACCCCACGACTTAACCACCCTGGCGGTTGCTATATCTTGAAAAAGTCATTTTAATCAAATTTTGGAACAGGCAAGATGCCTGTTCCACATAAAAAAAATTTTGTGGAACAGGCATCTTGCCTGTTCCTAGCTATTTTTGCAAGAGGTCATTGGTCATTGGTCAACTTCCTGACTTGCTGACTTGTTTATTCGCGTAGCCTTTAAGTGGTACAGTCGTCTAGACTCCTAAGTCATCAAAATTCCACCACTCCGGTACTCGAAGATTCGGCTAAACTTGTTCAACTAAACTTTTTCAACAACCACAAAATGCTTGTCAATAATTGCTGAAACTTGTGCAGGTTTGATGCGACTGTAGCGAGTTTTGTCCGGCATCAACACTATATTTGGCCCAGCTTTGCACTGTTTAAGACATCCCGTACCCTGAATAGTCACTTTGTCTTCTAAACCCCGCGCATTTAAAGCAGTTTCTAAAGCTTTACATATTGCTGCACCGCCGCGTTTTTGGCAGTCAGATTTTTGACATACTAATATTTTAGTTTTGGTTTTCGTTTTAGCCGGAGTTTGTACGGTCTGAACTGCTGTCGGAGTGCTGAATTCAGTTTTGCCGATCGCGCGATCCTGATTCTCTTCGAGGGCTTCGCCAACGAATGTCAATGCCGCAGCAGGTACAGTGCTAGAGTCTATCTGTTCGGGCGATCGTCCTCCGTGATTGCCCAGAGCCAGCTTCAGGCTACGGGCTTTAAGTTTTATTTTACCATTTTTCAAATTGAGTTCCTTCTCACCTGCAACTAGAACTCTCAACCCAGGCGTCAAAATAGGCGCTAAAAAAGACCGTAATTCCTTGCAAAGTTTAACCAGAAATTCCACTCCGCGATCGGTGCTAATCCGCAAATATTTAAGTTTGCAGCCATCTTCAATAATGAGGCTGAGGATTTCGCCTTCTAAACTGAATTCCGAAAGTTGCTTACCAGACTGATACATCGTTATGACTCCTGAGTTGAGTGCGAGGGTGAAAGTTAATAACTTTGAAAACAGTAATAATTTGCATTAACTTTTGCCTTGACCGATCGCGCGGACAAGTGCAAAGCGAGATATTAGAAGGAAGCAAATAATTCTCAAAAGCCCTTCTATAGATAATTTGTCCTTTACCTTCCCCTTCTGGATCTCTGCTTTCGTTTCAGGAAGCCTTCAGGACAATCATCTTTTTATAGCATAACCTAAATGCTAATAATTCTCAATTGATTTAGAAAAAAATTTTGCTTTGACTAAGACAGAGGTGAGGTAAAGGTTCGTAGTGAGGACTTCAGTCCTTCCGAATTAAGAAGGACTAAAGTCCTCACTACAAACCAGGTTCGTAGTGAGGACTTCAGTCCTTCCGATCTTCATGAAGAAGGACTAAAGTCCTCACTACAAGCCAGGTTCGTAGTGAGGACTTCAGTCCTTCCGATCTTCATGAAGAAGGACTAAAGTTCTGACTACAAGCCAGGTTCGTAGTGAGGACTTCAGTCCTTCCGATCTTCATGAAGAAGGACTAAAGTCCTCACTACGAACCTGGTATAAAAAGCGAGCAGTTGAGAAAACCGCCCGCTCTTTTATACAAAGTGCGACAACTCGCCAGAAATTAAGGAGCTAAAGCACTGCCGCGCAACAAGCTACCAATGGTTTTCGCGGTAATCTTCATCTGAATCAACGGATTGGCCGGTACTACTGTCTTATACAAATAGCTATCGAATGTGAGTTTCTGCACATCGCGATCGGCACACATTTCCACAAAAGCTTCGCGAGTAGCATCGGAACGGTAGAACACGCGCTGCAAAATGTCAAGCACCTTGTAAGTAATACCGTAAGCCTTATCCCACCGCTTCAGATACAGCTTAATTTCTTGTTCAGTCGGAATCCGCGTGCCCTTATTGGAAATTTCCACAATAGTTTCAGCGCACATCCGGCCAGACTTAGCCGCAAAATAGATACCTTCGCCCGAAGACTTGGTAACATAACCGGCAGCATCACCGATGAGAGCAACTCGGCCCACAACCCGGCGGGGACGCGGATGTTCCGGGATCGGGTGAGCTTCCACTTTAATGATCTCACCGCCCATGAGTTTTTTGGCAGCGCGGGCGCGGACTCCGGCTTGCAGCTTTTTGATATTGGCTTGATTGACTTTCATCGTGCCGGTACCGACGGCTACGTGGTCGTATTTGGGGAACACCCAGGCGTAGAAGTCGGTGGAAACGTCATCGCCGACGTACATTTCGGCTAGGCCTTCGTAGTAAGCCATTTTATCTTCTGGGAGGCGGATGCGTTCTTGGAAGGCGATCGCATAATTGTAGTCACCAGCATCAATCGCCTTAGCTACGCGGGAGTTAGCGCCATCAGCACCGATGACCAAATCCACTTTCAGGGTTTTCTGAGTTCCCACAGCGGTGCCGTTGGAGTGGTCGGCGTAGTGGAGAATGTAGGGGTCGGTGTTGTTTCCAGGAATCTCTAAGGTGTGAACAGTACCGTTAATCAGTTTGGCACCTAAGGAAGCAGCCCGATCGCGCAAAAAGCCATCGAGCACTTCGCGGCGGCACATACCGATGTATTCGTGTTCGTTTTCGATATTGATATCCACCTCTACATTGGAGGGGGAAATCATTTTCATTTTTCTGACTTGGCGATCGATAATACTTTGTGGCAAGTCAAATTCTTCAACCATGCACAGAGGAATTGCCCCACCGCAGGGTTTAGCGTTGTCTAATTTGCGTTCAAATAAATAAGTTTCGATGCCTGCTTTTACCAATGTTTCGGCGGCGCAAGAACCGGCTGGCCCTGATCCAACAACTGCAACCCGTAGTGTCAAAGCTTTTCTCCCAATTTTTTCTATAAGTCTTTACCCAGTCAGATGTGATGGTATCACGGAGTTTCTTGGCTGTGGGGTGAGAATGGGAGATTTAAATGAAATGAAACAGAGCTTAACAATTGGATACAAAAATGGGGTTTTTGATGCTGATTTCTATCGAAAATCTTAAATCTTTAATGGTAGATGAATGCCGATTGACTCTGATGTGCGATCGAATTAAATACAGTGCGATCGAATTAGATACAGTGCGATCGAATTAAATACAGATCGGACGGCGGTTGAAACCGCTCCGACACAAACGATGTCCGCCTCCGCGGACTGAAGAAAACAACGTAAATTTTTACCGTCGGTTCCCCAACCCGCGGAGGCGGGTTTTGTATGTGTAGACGCGGTTTCAACCGCCGTGTGTATTTTGCCGCCGTGTCCTGGCCCCGATATCTCGACTTTAAACTATGGATGGGGGCGCTGTAAACTATGGATCGGGGCGATCGAACTCCGTGTAATAAGTTACATTTAAGTTAACTAAAGTTCCTATATAAAATTTCAAATTGCTATGCTAGGTAATTTTCAACAAAGCCAACTGCGGATTGAGGTTGAAGCTTCGGAGACTGCGATTCGGGACAGTTTGATGCGTCCGGTGCAGTTGCAGCAGTGGCTGTGGCCTCAGCAGTTTTCTAAGGGTTTACCGGAAATAGTCGATCGCGAATTGACTTTCACCAGTTGGATTGGCCCGGTAGCGGTGCAGCACTATGTAGAGATTGCCGAGTCAAATTGTCTGCGGCTGTTATTAAGTCAGGGAATTGACGGGTTTCACGAGTGGTATTGGGGCGACGGTTGGGTGCAGTCTCGGTTGGAGGGAGTCTCGCTGCTACCGCTGAATTTGGGACAAACCGCTAGTTTGTTGCGGCTGCGGGAGTTTTTGGCGGGGAAGGGAAAGGGGAAGTAGGGCTAGGGAAATCGATCGCCCGATCGACTCTGCACAGATGGGATGAATCAAAGCAATTTCTTCGTAAAACTTATTATTGCTATCCCAGTAACCCAGTATTTTGTAATTGCAGGATTCTAAATGTTGGGTTGCGAGGTGATTTATATCAATAGGTTCTAAGATTTTAGCAAGTTCATCCCAATGATTGGGTAGAGATTCCATTGGGTTGTGTGCGATCGGGATTCTTTGATTATACCAAATATCGCACTCCGATTTTCTCCTACTGATTATAGCTTGTCTTATGAATGGTTGTCAAAGCGGTAAAAATCTTCTATGGTGTTGGAGAAACAGAATTAGTGATAGTCAAAAAAAGAGCGACCGCCCCTGAATAATATAAGGGCGATCGCTCCTATTATATTACAAGCACTTTAGCCATCAGATGATGCACACATAAACACCATATCGCTACCGCCTCCCTTCTGTGCAGCCATACAACAAGCTAATGTTTCATTACCATCTTCAGGCTTGGTGGGAGGGGATATTTCTAGCTTGAACATATAATAGTTGGTTTCATTTGGCAATCCCAGTAGTTCTAGGGACTCTGCAAACTTAGTATTTTCAGCATAGTAAGCTAGTTGTTTTTTCTTACAGGTATTAACGTAAGTAATTCCCTCTACTTGTTTAGCTTTATTTATGAAATTCAACATTGCCCCCAGAGAGATAGTAGAAAGAATACCTATCATGACAATAACTACTAACAGTTCTACTAGGGTAAAGCCTAAGTTCTTCTTGCGATAAAATGTATAAAAAAGTCTAAAAATATATTTCATTGATTTCCCTAATTAAATTCTTAAGCACTTTTCGTGTCTACTACAAGCCTATGTTCGTAGCAGACACGAAGAGTGCCTTATTGATATTGGTGTTTATTCTGATTGACTAACAACCATAAGAATGTAAGCCGCGACAGGATGAGGGTAAAATTACTGCCAAAACCATCGCCAGCGGTAACAATCTGTCTTCCAATTGTCTGCGCCGAACCAACTAACACTCTCCCCCCATACATTGTTATTACCATACTTCCATTGACAGAGCTGATTCCGATCGGGAGGTGCAGGCACAACTACTTTTCTCTGTGCTCGCCAATAATTAGCATTGTCTGTTACAGTAAGGCGACCCAGCTTGGTGTCTGTTCTAAACCAGGCAGCATCCGCTGGCTGAGTGTGAGAAAAAAGAACTACACTACCAACTAAGGCAGCCGCCGCTATTTTACTAAATTGTCCTGGTTTTAGCATCAATTATGGTCTCCTATTTAAAACAACTAACCTTTGAACACCTTATATTAAGATTATTCAACTAAAATCTGATAAATGCAAATTACAACGTGTCAGAATAAGTAACCAATTTAGTCAGGCAAAATGTCAGCCAATGTCATCTACTGTTGCTAATGTCATCAAATGTCAGATATTTGTGATAATATGAGAGAAATCTTTACAAGTCAGAGCAATGGACGTAAAAGATGTATTACAGTTTACAGATAGTCTATTTTTTTCCGAGACTGGTAAACATATAGATCGTCTGCAAGAGACTATTTTGAAAGGAACCTGGGATGGTCAAAAATATAGCGACATTGCAGAAGAAGAACATTGTACCGAAGGTCATGTAAGAAATGTTGCCTCAGAATTATGGCAAATTCTTTCCAATGCTTTAGATCAAGAAGTTAATAAATCTAATTTGAAACGTACATTACAAAGGTCTAATTTATCTATTAGTTCATCAACTTTTACCAAAGATTTTATAAATGTTACTAATGTTAATTTTTGCAATAGTAATATAAAAGACTCAGAAGTTATGAATAATCGATCGCCCGCATCTCCCTCAAACCTCGAAAAAACCCCAACTCAACCCCACCTCGACTTAAGCGACGTACCCAAAATCTTCACCTTTTACGATCGCACATCCGAACTCACCACCCTCAAACAGTGGATTCTACACGAAAACACCCGCCTACTCGCCATACTAGGCATAGTCGGCATTGGCAAAACAGCACTCGCCGTACACCTAGTAGAACAAATCAAGCATGAATTCGATTTCATCATCTGGCGAAGTCTCGCCACATCTCCACCCCTGTCAATACTTCAAACAAATATAATTCAATTCCTCCGTAGGGGCGATGCCCCCGTGTCCGCCCCAGACGAAAAAGCAACCACAGGGGGATTGTCCCTACTGGACTACTTGCAAAAATACCGCTGTCTGCTGATACTTGATGACGTACAAATGGTGAATAGCAGCGGGCAACTGGCTGGTAATTACCAACCTGGATATGAAGATTACGGCACGCTATTCAGACAAGTAGGAGAATTATCTCACAATAGTTGTTTACTCCTAATCAGTTCGGAAAAACCCAGAGAAATCGCCGCATTAGAAGGCAAAAATCAACCCGTTCGTTCATTACAACTCAATGGTTTAGGTGCGGGCGCGGGGGAAATCCTCAGAGAAAAAGGTTTAGC
The window above is part of the Microcoleus sp. bin38.metabat.b11b12b14.051 genome. Proteins encoded here:
- a CDS encoding aspartoacylase, with product MNQIKRVAIVGGTHGNELTGVYLVKKFDRAPESIGRSTFETITMLANPQACEIGRRYIDIDLNRCFRQQDLENPDISSYEAQRAKEIYHILSSKNTEEPSLIIDLHSTTSNMGLTFILASQHPFNLQLAAYLTSVYPHLKLLASTTNAQDSPVLRSLFELGGTLEVGAVPQGVLDASLFQQTEQVIGTILDCVEAYNLGTMPVVNNSLTIYQSIRAIDYPRNEQGEIQAMIHPQLQSKDYEALNPGDPMFLTFDGESVLYEGKSTVYPIFINEAAYYEKGIAMCFTQKQIVSYGS
- the chlP gene encoding geranylgeranyl reductase; protein product: MTLRVAVVGSGPAGSCAAETLVKAGIETYLFERKLDNAKPCGGAIPLCMVEEFDLPQSIIDRQVRKMKMISPSNVEVDINIENEHEYIGMCRREVLDGFLRDRAASLGAKLINGTVHTLEIPGNNTDPYILHYADHSNGTAVGTQKTLKVDLVIGADGANSRVAKAIDAGDYNYAIAFQERIRLPEDKMAYYEGLAEMYVGDDVSTDFYAWVFPKYDHVAVGTGTMKVNQANIKKLQAGVRARAAKKLMGGEIIKVEAHPIPEHPRPRRVVGRVALIGDAAGYVTKSSGEGIYFAAKSGRMCAETIVEISNKGTRIPTEQEIKLYLKRWDKAYGITYKVLDILQRVFYRSDATREAFVEMCADRDVQKLTFDSYLYKTVVPANPLIQMKITAKTIGSLLRGSALAP
- a CDS encoding (2Fe-2S) ferredoxin domain-containing protein, encoding MYQSGKQLSEFSLEGEILSLIIEDGCKLKYLRISTDRGVEFLVKLCKELRSFLAPILTPGLRVLVAGEKELNLKNGKIKLKARSLKLALGNHGGRSPEQIDSSTVPAAALTFVGEALEENQDRAIGKTEFSTPTAVQTVQTPAKTKTKTKILVCQKSDCQKRGGAAICKALETALNARGLEDKVTIQGTGCLKQCKAGPNIVLMPDKTRYSRIKPAQVSAIIDKHFVVVEKV
- a CDS encoding M23 family metallopeptidase, with the protein product MILLSKKYIATILLTVGLTILYSCARNTEVNAPIAQANSIAQRLVSTAVAQQPNSPKFGQPIACTLGKDCFVMHYFDRDPSPAAVEFGCGRQTYDGHDGIDFAIPDAKAMAKGVPVIASAAGKVLRVRDGVVDRRLQNQTDKASVAGTECGNGMVIDHGNGWEAQYCHLRQNSVVVKAGMQVEKGTVLGMVGNSGLASFPHVHVTFRYQGKPVDPFVGPEAKLGCNITRNPIWDKPIDYVSTGLIRAGFANKQPDENTVWAGQFSETKLPVNSPVLLFWVQSYGVLKGDREQYKIFAPDGKTIVSDSKEIPASNRTWLRYAGKRNSTNSPLTPGVWRAEYKLTRGDRVLAEVKREVELR
- a CDS encoding flavin-dependent dehydrogenase, which codes for MQEILYLEVPTPDTAAVCTWLQHEFDPGIGEKIITPDGFRLLSKVTAAEFVKSGVQNANLKPTFADSNSENHNSRSTELSTFVWSVQRTTYLKVFRLEDAPPGEKKFLETLNLAVRNKFPHHYLEPPVIDLSKQSIFDALAPHYPLTVKYFQKMPKGEYDLQRVYWWEQRWREGTRNPQKPKQVVFLKEEGRRKKEEGRRKKEEGTVSVSDSGDTFKEEGTVSVSDAGDTVYDLIYIGGALGVIHAAVMARLGYRVLLLERMPFGRMNREWNISRDEIQSLIDLGLFTAAEIETLIAREYKDGYNKFFDANNPPVAKAPILHTPKVLNVALDGEKLLYLAGVKLTEAGGEIWDETEFIRADVDSEKVVVQGRHLPTKADRTTSARLLVDAMGSASPIAWQLNGGRAFDSVCPTVGAAIDGGFEPGVWDSEYGDVLYSHGDISRGRQLIWELFPAAGGELTVYLFHYHQVNPENPGSLLELYEDFFTILPEYRRCDLDKLVWKKPTFGYIPGHFSSNSSDRAVAVDRLIAIGDAASLQSPLVFTGFGSLVRNLFRLTDLLDTALKHDLLTVNHLNQIRAYQSNVSVTWLFSKGMMVPTGRSLPPQRINSILNTFFGILAEQELTVAETFIKDRVDWLTFNRLAIQAAGKNPSLLLWILDFVTLGDVWRWLGSYLTFTLLALASWLFGWLPSFARKVQPWLEPRYPGVWLWLLATSYALTYGMGKGKKIVLS